Proteins from one Chroococcidiopsis sp. CCMEE 29 genomic window:
- a CDS encoding PLP-dependent aminotransferase family protein, which yields MDLAIALDNTLAVPLHRQLYDELRQAILFGRLESGQQMPSTRMLAQSLGISRATVLLSYEQLLSEGYLKTVPASGTFVSHQLPDDLLHSGSIQPNEQAARQPVQLSTYGANLAETEPLIPLRSESPINFSCYGRPALDEFPLKLWRRLLSRACRLQPDMLDYATNTQGYRPLREAIARYITRSRAVRCDADRIIIVNGSQQALDLVARLLLDRGDLVAIENPGYLDARRTFLAQAARLLPIPVDQSGIVVERLAASTAAKLKLVYVTPSHQFPTGVVLSLPRRLALLAWAQQTGALIVEDDYDSEYRYGERPIPALQGLTASDSVIYIGTFSKVIFPALRLGYLVLPQNLVSVFAGAKWLSDRQSSILEQYALTEFINEGHLESHVRRMRMLYDQRRQTLVQALTRYLGSVTILGENAGMHLMVKFHTNLSDEQVVLQAAQVGVGLISAGPYYLGPSGKGEFILGYADLSQEKIQEGVRRLAQFLLK from the coding sequence ATGGATCTGGCGATCGCCCTCGATAATACTTTGGCAGTGCCATTGCATCGCCAGCTTTACGACGAATTACGTCAGGCAATTCTTTTTGGTCGGCTTGAGTCAGGACAGCAAATGCCTTCAACGCGAATGTTGGCGCAGTCCTTGGGTATCTCACGGGCTACGGTTCTGCTTAGTTATGAGCAGCTGCTGAGTGAAGGGTATCTTAAAACTGTTCCCGCTTCTGGGACGTTTGTCTCTCATCAACTCCCCGATGACTTGTTGCACTCAGGAAGCATTCAGCCGAACGAGCAAGCGGCACGCCAGCCAGTGCAACTGTCAACTTATGGTGCCAATCTTGCCGAGACTGAACCACTCATCCCATTGAGATCGGAGTCGCCAATCAACTTCAGCTGCTACGGACGACCTGCTCTCGACGAATTCCCGTTAAAGTTGTGGCGGCGGCTGTTATCTCGTGCCTGCCGATTACAGCCTGACATGCTTGATTACGCCACAAATACACAAGGGTACAGACCTCTGCGCGAGGCGATCGCTCGTTATATAACGCGGTCGCGAGCAGTGCGGTGTGATGCAGATCGAATCATTATTGTCAATGGCTCGCAGCAAGCACTCGATCTGGTGGCACGCTTACTACTTGACCGTGGCGATCTAGTAGCGATAGAAAACCCAGGCTATCTTGATGCCCGACGGACTTTTCTAGCGCAAGCGGCAAGACTCTTACCCATACCAGTCGATCAGTCAGGAATTGTCGTTGAGCGCCTAGCAGCATCTACGGCGGCGAAACTCAAGCTCGTTTATGTTACTCCTTCCCATCAATTTCCAACTGGCGTAGTGTTGTCACTGCCACGACGGCTGGCGCTACTGGCTTGGGCGCAACAGACGGGTGCGCTGATTGTTGAGGACGACTACGATAGTGAGTATCGCTATGGCGAACGTCCGATCCCAGCATTACAAGGACTCACCGCCAGTGACTCGGTAATCTACATCGGTACATTTTCCAAAGTCATATTTCCCGCCTTGCGTTTAGGCTATCTTGTCTTACCTCAGAATTTGGTTTCTGTGTTTGCTGGTGCCAAGTGGCTGAGCGATCGCCAATCATCCATACTGGAGCAATATGCCCTGACTGAATTCATCAATGAGGGTCATCTTGAAAGTCATGTTCGGCGGATGCGAATGCTTTACGACCAACGTCGGCAGACATTGGTGCAAGCTTTAACGCGGTATCTGGGGAGCGTGACAATTCTGGGCGAAAATGCTGGTATGCATTTGATGGTAAAGTTTCACACGAACTTGAGTGATGAACAGGTCGTCCTGCAGGCAGCACAAGTTGGTGTGGGATTGATTAGCGCAGGTCCTTACTACTTGGGACCTAGCGGTAAGGGCGAGTTTATTCTTGGGTACGCTGACCTCAGCCAAGAGAAAATCCAAGAGGGAGTACGCCGATTAGCTCAATTTCTCTTGAAGTAA
- a CDS encoding MATE family efflux transporter: MVTKMLVKSKIGTEIGEFLKLAVPLASAQVAQAATGFVDTLMMGHLGQQTLAAGGLASTTFQFLLTTASGVVMAVSPLVAEAYGAGRKTQLEQITRQGLWLSLLLGIPMMFVIGHADSVMLHLGQAAPIVALADEYLNFILWGIFPALGFAMLRGYVSALSQAHLVTVVTVIVIIGTIFNITGNYILGFGKLGFPRMELAGLGLASGLSFWFMFLALLVYILKHQQLKEYQFLQNLHQLRPQILQKMLVIGVSIAATIAVEYGLFIVVTFLMGILGTEVLAAHQTVYQTIYLIFMVPLGMSYAVTVRVGQWFGQRDFEGARRAGYVSVSAAALFMALTAIALIGYPQQVIGMYLDVRNPENANVLKLAVPMLIIAALAQLLDGVQRVAMGALYGLQDARVPMVLSLLTFWGVGLTSGYLLGFTFGFGGVGLWAGQSIGVAIAGVIFVWRFHKLT, encoded by the coding sequence ATGGTTACCAAAATGTTGGTCAAATCGAAGATCGGAACAGAAATTGGGGAGTTCCTAAAACTTGCTGTTCCTTTAGCTAGTGCTCAAGTTGCCCAAGCCGCTACAGGATTTGTAGACACCTTAATGATGGGGCATTTGGGACAGCAAACATTGGCAGCAGGTGGATTAGCATCGACCACCTTTCAGTTTTTGTTGACTACTGCCAGTGGCGTTGTCATGGCAGTGAGTCCACTCGTTGCCGAGGCTTACGGGGCAGGTCGAAAAACGCAATTGGAGCAGATTACACGCCAAGGATTATGGTTATCGCTGCTCCTTGGTATCCCAATGATGTTTGTAATTGGACATGCAGATTCCGTGATGCTTCACCTTGGGCAAGCAGCGCCGATTGTTGCACTAGCAGATGAATATTTAAACTTTATTCTATGGGGAATTTTCCCAGCTCTAGGGTTTGCCATGCTGAGAGGCTATGTATCTGCACTCTCGCAAGCTCATTTAGTAACAGTAGTAACAGTAATCGTTATCATCGGAACAATCTTCAACATAACGGGCAATTACATTTTAGGATTCGGGAAACTTGGATTTCCACGGATGGAATTGGCGGGTCTAGGGTTGGCAAGTGGACTCAGCTTTTGGTTTATGTTCCTGGCTTTGTTGGTCTACATCCTCAAACACCAGCAATTGAAGGAGTACCAATTCTTGCAGAATTTGCATCAACTGAGACCGCAAATTCTCCAGAAAATGTTAGTAATTGGGGTATCAATTGCAGCCACAATTGCTGTCGAGTATGGGTTATTCATAGTTGTCACGTTCCTAATGGGCATATTGGGAACTGAGGTGTTGGCGGCACATCAGACTGTCTATCAAACCATTTACTTGATTTTCATGGTGCCTCTAGGAATGTCCTATGCCGTAACTGTTCGGGTCGGTCAGTGGTTCGGACAGCGAGACTTTGAGGGTGCGCGACGGGCAGGGTATGTCAGCGTATCAGCGGCAGCACTATTTATGGCACTGACAGCGATCGCGCTGATCGGGTATCCCCAACAAGTGATTGGAATGTACTTAGATGTTCGCAATCCAGAAAATGCCAACGTCCTAAAACTGGCAGTGCCGATGCTGATCATTGCAGCATTGGCTCAACTGTTGGATGGCGTACAGAGGGTAGCAATGGGTGCATTATATGGACTCCAAGATGCGCGTGTACCAATGGTGCTGAGTTTACTGACGTTTTGGGGCGTCGGATTGACCAGTGGCTATTTACTAGGATTTACTTTTGGTTTTGGGGGTGTTGGACTGTGGGCTGGACAGTCGATTGGAGTGGCGATCGCCGGAGTAATTTTCGTTTGGCGCTTTCACAAACTAACTTAA
- a CDS encoding DUF1272 domain-containing protein — protein MLELRPNCECCNQDLPPDSKEAMICSFECTFCQRCVETILVGICPNCSGGFVSRPIRPAVELIEHPASIKRVFKQGCKRATVVST, from the coding sequence ATGCTTGAATTACGTCCAAATTGTGAGTGTTGTAATCAAGATCTTCCTCCAGATTCCAAAGAGGCGATGATTTGTTCGTTTGAATGCACCTTTTGCCAGCGATGTGTCGAAACAATCTTAGTTGGAATTTGTCCAAACTGCAGTGGTGGGTTTGTTTCTCGCCCCATTCGTCCTGCGGTAGAACTCATTGAACATCCTGCATCCATAAAGCGAGTTTTCAAACAAGGCTGCAAGAGAGCCACTGTAGTTTCAACATAA
- a CDS encoding helix-turn-helix domain-containing protein — protein sequence MSITVNYEYKLKPSAQQVKTFETWLSVCKKVYNYALRERKDWVNARKSPVNACSLVSEYILPVDTPRPTYYSQCKSLTSAKKNIAELTEPHIHVLQQTLRQLEVAFVAMWERGHGFPRFKKKMRSFLYPDVKQSAVEPGRVKLPKIGWVRMRMSRPLPEGFILKQMRVVKRSSGYFVMLTYQLGVQVPSVSPHGHFLECISIL from the coding sequence ATGAGTATAACAGTAAACTACGAGTACAAGCTTAAACCTTCCGCGCAACAAGTTAAGACTTTCGAGACATGGTTATCCGTGTGCAAGAAGGTCTACAACTATGCATTGCGCGAACGTAAGGATTGGGTCAATGCTCGTAAATCACCTGTTAATGCTTGCTCTCTAGTTTCTGAATACATACTTCCTGTTGATACGCCCAGACCAACTTATTACAGTCAGTGCAAGTCACTAACTTCAGCTAAAAAGAACATAGCTGAACTAACTGAGCCGCACATCCACGTTTTGCAACAGACTTTGCGACAATTAGAAGTAGCGTTTGTGGCAATGTGGGAACGAGGGCATGGCTTTCCTAGATTTAAAAAGAAAATGCGTTCTTTCCTCTATCCAGACGTAAAACAAAGCGCAGTAGAGCCAGGGAGAGTCAAGCTACCTAAAATTGGTTGGGTAAGGATGAGGATGTCAAGACCATTACCCGAAGGTTTTATTCTCAAGCAAATGAGGGTAGTAAAGCGCAGTTCTGGCTACTTTGTCATGCTTACTTATCAGCTAGGCGTACAAGTACCAAGCGTGTCACCACACGGGCATTTTTTAGAGTGCATCTCAATTTTGTAG
- a CDS encoding ISKra4 family transposase (programmed frameshift), whose amino-acid sequence MEADKKAQIQAHARAIAALLYEETDPEQVKTLAGIETAVRRHLLEHVTPEMGFFIATSSGTTSGRQRSLESILGRLRVSEKQAQILEVKAYSRWSPYLERCCLLVSANESYERTAEDIEILTGVKVSHSTQQRLVHRQTLEQLQIEQAVDEISIDGGKVRLRTPQGQPSEWRDYKGVNLHEGCVGAFFQDNERLVNWVNAQPFSDPLTCLGDGHDGIWNLYAQIGISAQRREILDWYHLVENLGKVGGSQQRLDAAQACLWQGDVDGAIAQFNDWQHERVTTFIAYLNKHRHRIVNYGYYQAEGISIGSGAIESTVKQIGRRIKISGAQWSKHNVPQVLKQRCAYLNGQFSK is encoded by the exons ATGGAAGCTGACAAAAAAGCCCAAATTCAAGCTCACGCTCGTGCTATTGCCGCCCTGCTATACGAAGAAACCGACCCAGAGCAGGTGAAAACACTCGCAGGGATTGAGACGGCGGTGCGGAGACATCTGCTAGAACATGTCACTCCAGAGATGGGA TTTTTTATCGCAACAAGCAGCGGTACAACGAGCGGACGACAGCGCAGCCTTGAGAGCATCCTCGGACGATTGAGAGTCAGTGAGAAACAAGCCCAAATTCTGGAGGTCAAAGCCTACAGCCGCTGGAGTCCTTACCTGGAGAGGTGCTGTTTGTTGGTGAGCGCCAATGAGTCCTATGAGCGGACAGCGGAAGACATCGAGATCCTGACTGGGGTCAAGGTTTCTCATAGCACCCAACAGCGGTTGGTGCATCGTCAAACCTTGGAGCAACTACAGATAGAGCAAGCGGTGGATGAAATCAGTATAGACGGGGGCAAGGTACGACTGCGAACTCCCCAAGGACAGCCCAGTGAATGGCGAGACTACAAAGGGGTGAATCTGCACGAGGGCTGCGTCGGTGCGTTTTTTCAGGACAATGAACGTTTAGTGAACTGGGTTAATGCCCAACCTTTTTCTGACCCGTTGACTTGCTTGGGAGATGGTCATGATGGCATTTGGAATCTTTACGCACAGATTGGCATCTCCGCTCAAAGGCGTGAGATTTTAGACTGGTATCACCTGGTCGAAAATTTGGGCAAGGTAGGAGGTTCTCAGCAACGCTTAGATGCGGCACAAGCCTGTCTATGGCAAGGGGATGTTGATGGGGCGATTGCACAGTTTAATGATTGGCAACACGAGCGAGTCACGACCTTTATTGCCTATCTCAACAAGCATCGGCACCGGATTGTCAACTATGGCTATTATCAAGCGGAAGGCATTTCAATTGGTTCAGGTGCGATTGAATCAACGGTCAAACAGATAGGACGGCGAATTAAGATATCGGGGGCACAATGGAGCAAACACAATGTGCCGCAGGTGCTGAAGCAGCGCTGCGCCTACCTCAATGGACAGTTCTCAAAGTAA
- a CDS encoding LLM class oxidoreductase, with product MTCNLEIKPLITFTHHPGFRRMFAPGKLTVGLFLPLWQYAGDLEAMRGQVSLVKQAERARFAAVWVRDVPLHDPNFGDVGQVFDLFTYLGYLAAQTTTISLATGSAIFTLRHPIDLAKAAASIDQLSGGRLVLGVASGDRPIEFPAYGIHYESRAERFREAIALFRRYLRESFPIVDSPISQLSGADLLPKPATGDIPLLITGSSRQSMEWVAANGDGWLSYPGNTSSPSGAAQLGMRIEEWRKFIPNQMFKPHATNEWIDLSDDPDEPPTPLRGGFILRVGRRGLIDLLRRWQSVGVNHAALGIQHGHRPAAEVIAELAEEVLPHFPALISPIPANAQW from the coding sequence ATGACTTGTAACCTCGAAATTAAACCGTTAATCACGTTCACTCATCATCCTGGTTTTCGTCGGATGTTTGCTCCTGGAAAATTGACAGTAGGGCTGTTTTTGCCGCTGTGGCAATACGCAGGCGATCTAGAGGCGATGCGCGGGCAGGTTAGCCTCGTCAAGCAAGCTGAGCGGGCTAGATTTGCGGCTGTGTGGGTGCGTGACGTGCCGCTTCACGATCCGAACTTTGGCGATGTAGGTCAGGTCTTCGATCTATTCACCTACCTGGGCTATCTTGCAGCTCAGACTACGACGATCTCGCTTGCCACAGGCAGCGCCATCTTCACCTTGCGCCATCCAATTGACTTAGCAAAGGCAGCGGCATCCATTGACCAGCTTTCTGGCGGTCGGCTGGTGTTAGGCGTTGCTTCTGGCGATCGCCCCATCGAATTCCCCGCTTACGGTATTCATTATGAGAGCCGCGCAGAAAGGTTTCGAGAGGCGATCGCGTTATTTCGTCGTTATCTCCGGGAGAGTTTCCCAATCGTTGATTCTCCAATTAGTCAGTTAAGCGGTGCTGATTTATTACCCAAGCCTGCTACGGGTGATATTCCCCTATTAATTACAGGTTCTAGTCGTCAAAGTATGGAGTGGGTTGCTGCCAATGGCGACGGCTGGCTTTCTTACCCAGGAAACACATCAAGCCCATCTGGAGCAGCTCAATTGGGTATGAGAATCGAGGAGTGGCGCAAGTTTATTCCCAATCAGATGTTCAAACCTCACGCCACGAATGAATGGATTGATTTATCAGACGATCCAGACGAACCGCCTACACCACTTCGGGGTGGGTTTATTTTGCGAGTTGGGCGACGGGGATTAATTGATTTACTCAGGCGATGGCAGTCAGTGGGAGTGAATCATGCTGCGCTTGGAATCCAGCATGGTCATCGCCCTGCGGCAGAGGTTATAGCGGAACTAGCAGAGGAGGTTCTACCTCATTTCCCGGCACTGATCAGCCCTATTCCAGCCAATGCTCAATGGTAA
- a CDS encoding AraC family transcriptional regulator, whose protein sequence is MTDYINAHLAEDIKLSDLAQLVGISQFHFSRLFKQSIGVPPHQYVLQHRLEQAKQLLKETELPVMEIALLCGFSSHCVASVVIAI, encoded by the coding sequence GTGACTGATTACATTAACGCTCATCTGGCTGAAGACATTAAATTATCTGATTTAGCCCAATTGGTAGGGATAAGCCAGTTTCACTTCAGTCGGCTCTTCAAGCAATCAATCGGAGTGCCACCGCATCAATACGTGCTTCAGCACCGGCTAGAGCAGGCAAAGCAGTTACTCAAAGAAACAGAACTACCAGTAATGGAAATAGCTTTATTGTGTGGCTTCAGTAGTCATTGTGTGGCTTCAGTAGTCATAGCCATCTAG